From one Chryseobacterium sp. 3008163 genomic stretch:
- a CDS encoding ATP-binding protein translates to MTEHVISERKLKESEYRFEDLIKNSDYSTAIYRSDELYIELANDLMLKTWGKDASVIGLKLEDALPELEGQPFIGILKDIFKTGIAYTATEDRVDLVVDGKLQTYYFNFSYKPLKNADGEVYAIHNMAVDVTDLVIAREEIQKREERFRDLADSMPQFVWTCDKDGKMTYMNENWYRYTGFDKNEDPAEGVKRVIKAEVYEQVEVVWAESLKTGNSFEMEYQFLDPDNPEVYRWFLGRAAPAFDENGDIKQWIGTFTDIDDFKQLQTQKDNFLGIASHELKTPLTSLKIYTQFIEKNLVKKDDLKNAEVARKMDGQIDLLTVLISDLLDVTKIQNGKIQLNESEFDFDLLTEEIVAEQQMTSRHKIILHPSQIGAVYADRHRISQVMSNLISNAIKYSPDADQVIVSTKLKDNKVTYSVKDFGIGIPSDKHKKVFEQYYRVSGSKEHTFPGLGLGLYISSEIIKRSGGRIFLASTEGKGSDFCFEIPKSKNVQQNA, encoded by the coding sequence ATGACCGAACATGTAATCTCCGAAAGAAAATTAAAAGAAAGTGAGTACAGATTTGAAGATTTAATTAAAAATTCAGATTATTCCACGGCAATTTATCGTTCAGACGAATTATACATAGAATTAGCGAATGATTTAATGCTGAAAACCTGGGGTAAAGATGCTTCAGTCATAGGACTTAAATTAGAAGACGCTTTGCCCGAACTGGAAGGTCAGCCATTTATTGGTATCCTCAAAGATATTTTTAAAACAGGAATTGCCTACACAGCAACTGAAGATCGGGTAGATTTAGTTGTAGACGGAAAACTTCAGACGTATTATTTTAATTTTTCTTACAAACCACTAAAAAATGCTGATGGTGAAGTGTACGCTATTCATAATATGGCGGTTGATGTTACAGATTTGGTGATTGCCCGTGAAGAAATTCAGAAAAGAGAAGAGAGATTCAGAGACTTGGCAGATTCGATGCCCCAATTTGTCTGGACTTGCGATAAAGATGGTAAAATGACCTACATGAACGAAAATTGGTACAGATACACAGGTTTTGATAAAAATGAAGATCCTGCAGAGGGAGTAAAAAGGGTTATTAAAGCCGAGGTTTATGAGCAGGTAGAGGTAGTCTGGGCAGAAAGCTTGAAAACCGGAAATTCTTTTGAAATGGAATATCAGTTTTTAGATCCTGATAATCCTGAAGTTTATAGATGGTTTTTAGGAAGAGCAGCTCCCGCTTTTGATGAAAATGGTGATATCAAACAATGGATCGGTACATTTACCGATATCGATGATTTCAAACAACTGCAGACCCAAAAAGATAATTTCCTTGGAATAGCCAGCCACGAGCTGAAAACTCCTTTGACGAGTTTAAAAATTTACACTCAATTTATCGAGAAGAATCTCGTTAAAAAAGATGATTTGAAGAACGCTGAAGTTGCCAGAAAAATGGATGGTCAAATCGATCTGTTGACGGTTTTAATCAGCGATTTACTTGATGTCACCAAAATACAAAACGGTAAAATACAGCTGAATGAATCTGAGTTTGATTTTGATCTACTCACTGAAGAAATTGTTGCCGAGCAGCAGATGACCTCAAGACACAAAATAATCCTCCATCCATCTCAGATAGGAGCTGTTTACGCAGACCGTCACCGCATTTCTCAGGTGATGAGTAATCTGATCAGCAATGCTATAAAATATTCTCCTGATGCAGATCAGGTAATCGTTTCCACAAAATTAAAAGATAATAAAGTCACTTACAGTGTGAAAGATTTCGGAATTGGTATTCCATCAGATAAACACAAGAAAGTTTTTGAGCAATATTATAGAGTGAGCGGTTCAAAAGAGCATACTTTTCCGGGACTCGGGCTGGGACTTTATATTTCTTCTGAGATTATTAAAAGGTCTGGTGGTCGCATTTTCTTAGCATCAACAGAAGGAAAAGGGTCTGATTTTTGCTTCGAAATCCCCAAAAGTAAAAACGTACAACAAAATGCCTAA
- the secG gene encoding preprotein translocase subunit SecG, giving the protein MDTIFTLLMVLIMIASILLVIVVMAQNPKGGGLSSTFGGASSAQFGVQRTNDFMEKSTWTLGAVIIVLILISVVVTGKPKQAAPVIPAAPTKTEVPANKTAPASKTTASVSTPATK; this is encoded by the coding sequence ATGGATACTATATTTACACTATTGATGGTTCTTATTATGATTGCCAGCATTTTATTGGTAATCGTTGTTATGGCTCAAAACCCTAAAGGGGGCGGTCTTTCAAGTACATTCGGAGGTGCATCTTCTGCACAGTTCGGAGTACAAAGAACTAACGACTTTATGGAGAAGTCAACTTGGACTTTAGGAGCGGTGATTATCGTTCTTATTTTAATCAGCGTTGTTGTTACAGGGAAACCAAAACAAGCAGCACCGGTAATTCCAGCAGCTCCTACTAAAACTGAAGTACCGGCTAATAAAACAGCTCCAGCTTCTAAAACTACAGCTTCGGTAAGTACTCCGGCAACTAAATAA
- a CDS encoding carbon starvation protein A, with the protein MEFLNGINALTLVFTSLLIFAIAYRFYGIYLANKVLRLNDKNTTPAVEFADGKDYVATNKNVLFGHHFAAIAAAGPLVGPVLAAQFGYLPGAIWILIGCVLGGGVHDMVVLFASVRHKGQSLATIASKEIGKTTGTVAGFAILFILILTLAGLSLACINAMHEASWSLFTVVITMPIAIIMGLIMRYRKNSVTFASILGGVLLIAGIIGGHSLMQNETMNNMFTWDITTISIAIPLYGFLASVLPVWLLLVPRDYLSTYLKIGTIIMLAIGVIVIHPTIQMPALTEFINGGGPVIGGPVLPFIFIVIACGAISGFHAVIATGTTPKMLNREKEILFVGYGAMLVEGFVALMALIAACTLMPGDYFAINTPKDTYDAFLATHPSLHGVDIDYFSERIGIDLHGRTGGAVSLAVGMAHIFNKIPYMDQLMAYWYNFAIMFEAVFILTAIDAGTRVGRFFLQEMLGSVIPKFNDKNWTPGIIISSLLFTFAWGYLVFTGNVSSIWPLFGISNQLLAACGLIVCTTMLIRLNRGKYALCSAIPGVFMAIITFWAGYIQVMDIYIPKQQYLLATLAVVAMVLMLIVFVGAFRKWYQLLQVKTSHTDFYGETVKELVER; encoded by the coding sequence ATGGAATTTCTAAATGGAATTAATGCACTGACCTTGGTGTTCACATCACTGCTCATCTTTGCAATTGCTTACCGTTTTTACGGAATTTATTTAGCGAACAAAGTTCTTCGTTTAAATGACAAAAACACAACCCCAGCAGTCGAGTTTGCAGATGGAAAAGATTACGTCGCAACCAATAAAAATGTACTTTTCGGACATCACTTCGCAGCAATTGCTGCGGCTGGACCATTGGTTGGGCCGGTATTGGCAGCACAATTTGGTTATCTTCCGGGCGCTATCTGGATTTTGATTGGCTGTGTTTTGGGAGGTGGAGTTCATGATATGGTTGTACTTTTTGCATCAGTAAGACATAAAGGACAAAGTTTAGCGACCATCGCATCCAAAGAAATTGGCAAAACTACCGGAACTGTTGCCGGTTTTGCGATTTTATTTATCTTAATTTTAACGCTTGCAGGATTATCATTAGCTTGTATCAATGCAATGCATGAGGCTTCTTGGTCATTGTTTACAGTTGTTATTACCATGCCGATTGCGATTATCATGGGATTGATCATGCGTTACAGAAAAAACTCAGTGACTTTCGCAAGTATTCTTGGTGGTGTTCTATTGATTGCAGGAATTATTGGCGGACACAGTTTAATGCAGAATGAAACCATGAACAATATGTTTACTTGGGACATTACAACCATTTCTATTGCGATTCCTTTATATGGATTTTTGGCTTCCGTACTTCCGGTTTGGCTGCTTTTGGTACCGAGAGATTACCTTTCCACTTATTTAAAAATCGGAACGATTATCATGTTAGCTATCGGTGTAATTGTGATTCATCCGACGATTCAAATGCCAGCTTTAACTGAATTTATCAACGGTGGTGGCCCCGTAATTGGTGGTCCGGTATTACCTTTTATCTTTATTGTGATTGCATGTGGAGCGATTTCTGGATTTCACGCTGTAATTGCGACGGGTACGACTCCAAAAATGCTGAACAGAGAAAAAGAAATTCTGTTTGTAGGTTACGGAGCGATGCTTGTAGAAGGTTTCGTAGCCTTAATGGCTTTAATTGCCGCTTGTACTTTGATGCCTGGAGATTATTTTGCCATCAACACCCCAAAAGATACCTATGATGCTTTTCTAGCAACACATCCAAGTTTACACGGCGTTGATATTGATTATTTCTCAGAAAGAATCGGGATTGATTTGCATGGAAGAACCGGAGGTGCCGTTTCTCTGGCTGTCGGGATGGCGCATATTTTCAATAAAATCCCATATATGGATCAGCTGATGGCGTATTGGTACAACTTTGCGATTATGTTTGAAGCGGTGTTTATTTTAACAGCCATTGATGCAGGAACTCGTGTCGGAAGATTCTTTCTACAGGAAATGTTGGGTTCTGTGATTCCTAAATTTAATGATAAAAACTGGACGCCTGGAATTATCATCAGCAGTTTGCTCTTTACATTTGCTTGGGGGTACCTGGTTTTCACCGGAAACGTAAGCAGTATCTGGCCACTCTTCGGAATCAGTAATCAGTTGCTCGCCGCTTGTGGATTAATTGTCTGTACAACAATGCTTATTCGTCTCAATCGAGGAAAATATGCGCTCTGCTCGGCAATTCCGGGAGTTTTTATGGCGATTATTACATTTTGGGCAGGCTACATTCAGGTGATGGATATTTACATTCCAAAACAGCAGTATTTATTGGCGACTTTAGCGGTTGTGGCAATGGTGTTGATGCTCATTGTTTTCGTTGGTGCTTTTAGAAAATGGTACCAGCTGCTTCAAGTTAAAACTTCACACACTGATTTCTATGGAGAGACGGTGAAAGAATTAGTAGAAAGATAA
- a CDS encoding M16 family metallopeptidase: protein MKKRLLSVAAAAFFGVMLNAQQIKFEEYDLPNGMHVILHQDNTAPVVTTAVMYHVGGKDEIKGRTGFAHFFEHLLFEGTPNIKRGEWFKIVSSNGGQNNANTSMDRTYYYETFPSNNEQLGLWMEAERLRHAEINQIGVDTQREVVKEEKRLRMDNSPYGNLFNTIQQNLFTNHPYHGSVIGSIEDLNGAKLDEFKAFYKKYYVPNNATLVVAGDIKPEQTKKWILEYYGSIPKGEVTPKNFPKDEPITKEKEVTATDANIQLPAYIFAYRTPSNKERDAYVLDMLSSYLSNGKSSVLYKKLVDQDKKALQVAAFNQGMEDYSVFAFFAIPMGATTKQVLQNDIDAEIKKVQTTLISDEDYQKLQNQYENQFVNTNSSIQGIASSLATSHVLMGDTNLINKEIDIYKSITKQDLQNAAKKYLNSNQRVIINYVPEKK from the coding sequence ATGAAAAAACGACTTCTTAGTGTTGCAGCTGCTGCTTTTTTTGGAGTAATGCTGAATGCACAACAAATCAAATTCGAAGAGTATGATTTACCAAACGGTATGCACGTAATCCTTCATCAAGATAATACTGCTCCCGTAGTTACTACAGCGGTAATGTATCACGTTGGTGGTAAAGACGAAATAAAAGGAAGAACTGGTTTTGCACACTTTTTTGAGCACCTTTTATTTGAAGGAACTCCAAACATCAAAAGAGGAGAATGGTTTAAAATCGTATCTTCAAACGGAGGACAAAACAATGCTAACACAAGCATGGACAGAACGTATTATTACGAAACTTTCCCTTCAAACAATGAACAATTGGGTCTTTGGATGGAAGCTGAAAGATTGCGTCATGCAGAAATTAACCAAATTGGTGTAGATACCCAGAGAGAGGTTGTAAAAGAAGAGAAAAGATTAAGAATGGATAATTCCCCTTATGGAAATCTTTTCAACACCATTCAGCAGAATCTTTTCACCAATCACCCGTACCACGGATCTGTAATTGGTTCTATTGAAGATTTGAACGGTGCTAAACTGGACGAGTTCAAGGCTTTCTATAAAAAATATTATGTTCCAAACAACGCTACCTTAGTCGTTGCCGGAGACATCAAGCCTGAACAGACTAAAAAATGGATTCTTGAATATTACGGAAGCATCCCTAAAGGTGAAGTAACCCCTAAAAACTTCCCTAAAGATGAGCCTATCACAAAGGAAAAAGAAGTAACTGCGACTGATGCAAATATCCAGCTTCCTGCATATATTTTTGCTTACAGAACGCCAAGTAATAAAGAAAGAGATGCTTATGTTTTAGATATGCTTTCTTCTTATTTAAGTAATGGTAAATCTTCAGTTTTATATAAAAAATTGGTAGATCAGGATAAAAAAGCACTTCAGGTAGCGGCTTTCAACCAAGGTATGGAAGATTACAGTGTATTTGCATTTTTTGCAATCCCGATGGGAGCTACAACGAAGCAGGTTTTACAGAATGACATCGATGCTGAAATTAAAAAAGTACAGACTACTTTAATTTCTGACGAAGATTATCAAAAACTTCAAAACCAATATGAGAATCAGTTTGTGAATACCAATTCTAGTATTCAAGGGATTGCTTCTTCATTGGCGACGAGCCACGTTTTGATGGGAGATACCAATTTAATCAACAAAGAAATAGACATCTACAAATCTATTACGAAGCAAGATTTGCAAAATGCTGCTAAAAAGTATCTTAATTCTAACCAAAGAGTAATCATCAATTACGTACCTGAAAAAAAATAA
- a CDS encoding glycosyltransferase family 2 protein, whose product MTHKLSIIIVNYNVTQLLRNCLLSIEKYAKDVDYEVIVIDNKSTDSSWGDLIPEFPKVKFIASEKNKGFAVANNKAIKTAEGEYLLILNPDTELEGFYLNEILNFADSKTDFGCLGVRMHDANGNFLPESKRSVPDMFNSFEKLFTSFKKKSSKSYYRNDIDEFEIAEVEVITGAFFLVKKEIYERVGGLDEKYFMYGEDIDLCYTLLKNGFKNYYYGKASILHHKGESTIKDEVYLERFYGAMQIFIDKYYRESKPLQYSFLKAGLKLRHKIELIKLK is encoded by the coding sequence ATGACTCACAAACTTTCAATCATTATCGTTAATTATAATGTGACTCAGCTTCTGAGAAACTGTCTTCTTTCTATTGAAAAATATGCGAAAGATGTCGATTATGAAGTTATTGTGATCGATAACAAATCTACCGACAGTTCGTGGGGCGACCTCATTCCCGAATTTCCAAAGGTGAAATTTATTGCTTCTGAAAAAAATAAAGGTTTTGCAGTTGCGAATAATAAAGCAATCAAAACTGCTGAAGGAGAATATCTTTTAATTTTAAATCCGGATACTGAGCTGGAAGGTTTTTATTTAAATGAAATTTTAAATTTCGCTGATTCTAAAACTGATTTCGGATGTTTGGGTGTGAGAATGCATGATGCAAATGGAAATTTTCTTCCGGAAAGCAAACGTTCGGTTCCTGATATGTTTAATTCTTTCGAAAAACTTTTTACCAGTTTTAAAAAGAAAAGTTCAAAATCATATTATCGAAATGATATTGACGAATTTGAAATTGCTGAAGTAGAAGTGATCACAGGAGCGTTTTTTTTGGTTAAAAAAGAAATTTACGAAAGAGTGGGAGGGCTTGATGAAAAGTATTTCATGTATGGCGAAGACATTGATTTGTGTTACACTTTATTGAAAAACGGATTTAAAAACTATTACTATGGAAAAGCTTCTATCCTTCATCACAAAGGTGAAAGTACAATAAAAGATGAGGTTTATCTTGAAAGGTTTTACGGCGCTATGCAGATTTTCATTGATAAATATTACAGAGAGAGCAAACCTTTGCAATATTCATTTCTGAAAGCGGGATTAAAATTAAGACACAAAATAGAGCTCATTAAACTCAAATAA
- a CDS encoding PAS domain-containing protein: MKNFLEQNVSPESLITLFSQAPVAMCLLVGDDLIIQNANPQILELWGRDSSVIGMSLFEALPEVKSQGFVEIFDNVYRGGEVFKGDRLPVF; encoded by the coding sequence ATGAAAAATTTTCTAGAACAAAATGTTTCACCGGAATCATTGATTACACTCTTTAGCCAGGCTCCGGTTGCAATGTGTTTGCTGGTTGGTGATGATTTGATTATACAAAATGCCAATCCGCAGATTTTAGAATTGTGGGGACGAGATTCATCAGTTATTGGCATGTCTTTGTTTGAAGCTTTGCCAGAAGTAAAATCTCAGGGCTTTGTAGAAATTTTTGATAATGTCTACAGAGGAGGTGAAGTTTTCAAAGGCGATAGGCTTCCTGTTTTTTAG
- a CDS encoding PleD family two-component system response regulator: MPNATKVLVVDDSPAIVDSIEMMLDFEGFEIEKFYKGSDMLKTLNADSKPNVILMDMWLSGEDGRDICKEIKADENLRDIPVLIMSASRGLEQSALDAGADAFIAKPFDLGDMVDRLKTYAK; encoded by the coding sequence ATGCCTAACGCAACAAAAGTTTTAGTGGTAGATGACAGTCCTGCAATCGTAGATTCAATAGAAATGATGCTTGATTTTGAAGGATTTGAGATTGAAAAATTTTATAAAGGCTCAGATATGCTGAAGACATTGAATGCAGATTCTAAACCCAATGTGATTTTAATGGATATGTGGCTTTCCGGAGAAGATGGAAGAGATATCTGCAAAGAAATCAAAGCAGATGAAAATTTAAGAGATATTCCTGTACTTATTATGTCAGCGAGTCGTGGATTGGAGCAGTCTGCCTTAGATGCCGGAGCTGATGCTTTTATTGCAAAACCTTTTGACTTAGGTGATATGGTAGACAGACTGAAAACTTACGCTAAATAA
- a CDS encoding M16 family metallopeptidase has translation MKKQLTYIAVAFLFTGMLSAQKIDLNAMPKAGPTPAINIAQPKTFQLKNGLTVMVVENNKLPRVNMSLSMDRQPYFEGNIAGVSEIMASQLDNGTTTLSKDEFNKKIDYLGASLNFSSAGASANSLSKYFPQVLTLMSDAIINPKFSADEIETAKQRTIEGLKSEEKNASSIASRVSNALAYGKNTSRGEFETEESIKKITLADVQNVYKKYYAPDNAYLVIVGDVKLDQIKPLVEKTFNNWKKADTKFAALEPATNVAKTEINVVDVPSAVQSVVSVGNLTSLKMSDPNYFPATIANYILGGGGEARLFMNLREKNGFTYGAYSSMTASKYSPDFSAEASVRNEVTDKAVKEFMNELNGISMVKPEELANAKAKLKGSFIMALEQPATIARFAVNQKVNNLPADFYTNYLKSIDKVTAADVSNAVKANILPNQSRIFIAGKASDISEGLEKLGYPVKYFDANANPVAKPVAQKVDANVTVASVVDKYITAIGGKANLAKVASYTMNAVMSVQGQNIDFKTVKAQGGKELTVLSMMGQTVQKQVFDGKTGYSEQGGQKVVMTKEEIADNLKNTELFEELAFAKSADYKLAGIEKINGEDSYAIKTADKAYFYSVKTGLKTGETETVKAQGQDMTVPTTFADYKDVSGVKMPYTININQMGMDMTMKVKSYEVNQAKDTDFK, from the coding sequence ATGAAAAAGCAATTAACCTATATAGCAGTAGCATTTTTATTCACAGGAATGCTTTCTGCACAAAAAATTGATCTTAATGCAATGCCAAAAGCAGGTCCTACACCTGCAATCAACATTGCTCAGCCAAAAACTTTCCAATTAAAGAACGGTTTAACAGTAATGGTAGTTGAAAACAACAAACTGCCAAGAGTAAACATGAGTCTTTCTATGGACAGACAACCTTACTTCGAAGGGAACATCGCAGGAGTAAGCGAAATCATGGCAAGCCAGCTTGATAACGGAACAACCACATTGAGCAAAGACGAATTTAACAAGAAAATAGATTACCTGGGAGCAAGCTTAAACTTCTCTTCTGCAGGAGCTTCTGCCAATTCTCTTTCAAAATATTTCCCACAGGTATTGACTTTGATGTCTGATGCCATCATTAATCCTAAATTCTCTGCAGACGAAATTGAAACTGCAAAACAAAGAACCATCGAAGGATTAAAATCTGAAGAGAAAAATGCTTCTTCTATTGCTTCAAGAGTTTCTAATGCATTGGCTTACGGAAAAAACACTTCCAGAGGTGAATTTGAGACAGAAGAATCTATCAAAAAAATCACATTGGCAGACGTACAAAACGTTTACAAAAAATACTACGCTCCAGATAATGCTTATTTGGTAATCGTTGGTGATGTGAAACTAGATCAGATCAAACCTTTGGTTGAAAAAACATTCAATAACTGGAAAAAAGCAGATACTAAATTTGCAGCTCTTGAACCAGCTACGAATGTTGCTAAAACTGAAATCAACGTGGTAGATGTACCTTCTGCTGTGCAGTCTGTAGTTTCTGTAGGAAACCTTACTTCATTGAAGATGAGCGATCCTAATTACTTTCCTGCAACAATTGCCAACTATATTCTTGGTGGTGGTGGTGAAGCCAGACTTTTCATGAATCTTCGTGAGAAAAACGGTTTTACGTATGGTGCATACTCAAGCATGACGGCAAGCAAATATTCTCCTGATTTTTCAGCTGAAGCAAGCGTAAGAAATGAAGTTACAGATAAGGCCGTTAAAGAATTCATGAATGAACTCAATGGAATTTCTATGGTAAAACCTGAAGAATTGGCTAACGCTAAAGCTAAATTGAAAGGAAGTTTCATCATGGCTCTTGAGCAACCTGCAACAATCGCAAGATTTGCTGTAAACCAAAAGGTAAACAATCTTCCTGCAGATTTCTATACCAACTATCTGAAGTCAATCGATAAAGTAACTGCTGCTGATGTTTCAAATGCTGTAAAAGCGAATATTTTACCAAACCAAAGCAGAATTTTCATCGCTGGTAAAGCGTCTGATATTTCTGAAGGATTGGAGAAATTAGGATATCCCGTAAAATATTTTGATGCAAATGCTAACCCTGTTGCAAAACCAGTTGCTCAAAAAGTTGACGCCAACGTAACAGTAGCTTCTGTTGTAGACAAATACATCACTGCTATCGGCGGAAAAGCTAATTTAGCTAAAGTTGCATCTTATACAATGAACGCGGTAATGTCTGTACAAGGACAAAATATTGATTTCAAAACAGTCAAAGCACAAGGTGGAAAAGAATTGACTGTATTATCAATGATGGGACAAACTGTTCAAAAGCAGGTTTTTGATGGTAAAACAGGTTATTCTGAACAAGGTGGTCAAAAAGTAGTAATGACTAAAGAAGAAATTGCTGACAACCTAAAAAACACTGAACTTTTCGAAGAATTAGCTTTTGCTAAATCTGCAGATTACAAATTGGCAGGAATTGAGAAAATCAACGGTGAAGATTCTTACGCAATCAAAACTGCTGACAAAGCTTATTTTTACAGTGTAAAAACAGGTCTTAAAACCGGAGAAACTGAAACTGTAAAAGCTCAAGGACAAGATATGACAGTACCAACCACATTTGCTGATTATAAAGATGTATCTGGTGTGAAAATGCCTTACACAATCAATATCAACCAAATGGGTATGGACATGACCATGAAAGTAAAATCTTACGAAGTAAACCAGGCAAAAGACACTGATTTCAAATAA
- a CDS encoding ATP-dependent helicase, protein MDYLKGLNESQYEAVTTLQGPLMVLAGAGSGKTRVLTMRIAHLITNGVDPFNILALTFTNKAAKEMKERIAKVVGQSNARSLWMGTFHSVFARILRSEAHYLGYPSNFTIYDQQDALNVIRKVLKDMNIDADLYKPKKVQSRISNYKNNLITVKAYYNNPELMEADEKANMKFIGKIYEKYVEACYKNGSMDFDDLLLKTNELLTRFPEVLAKYQDRFRYILVDEYQDTNHSQYLIVKALASKFENICVVGDDAQSIYSFRGANIYNILNFKKDYPDAVTVSLEQNYRSTQNIVNAANAVIAKNLQQFKKNVFSENEEGEKIKVYRSLSDADEANFVAGNIWELSNREQKKFSDFAILYRTNSQTRAFEDSLRRKNIPYKVYGGLSFYQRKEVKDLIGYLRLLVNENDSEALMRIINYPTRGIGETTQNKLIVFADSQNLPVSKVLDNLGIYAPQLKFNNGVLTKLSDFWSMIKAFQVLLKTETAYSVAMEVAKRSGLIKFLKDDQTPEGISRVENVQELMNSMQGFIEEQQQIEDGDPSLPNFLENIALSADTQRKDDNEDMVSLMTIHLSKGLEFPVVHLVGLEENLFPSFMSSATREDLEEERRLFYVALTRAEKQAFFSYAVSRFQWGKITDAEPSRFLSEVDEEYIEFLNPAIEKRFINNAGITSNIFDEHPSEMRSFKKVEKKTISKSENDKPIAEPRKLKPVATAKIINPSGASSQDIEVGDKVRHDRFGIGEVKFLDGTDPQNIKAKVVFLHEGEKNLILKYAKLTKI, encoded by the coding sequence ATGGATTATCTGAAAGGACTCAACGAATCACAATATGAAGCCGTTACCACTTTACAAGGACCTCTGATGGTGCTTGCAGGTGCTGGTTCCGGAAAAACGCGTGTATTGACAATGCGTATTGCTCATTTGATTACCAATGGTGTAGATCCTTTCAATATTCTGGCATTGACCTTTACCAATAAGGCGGCAAAAGAAATGAAAGAACGTATTGCAAAAGTGGTGGGACAAAGCAATGCGAGAAGTCTTTGGATGGGAACTTTTCACTCGGTTTTTGCAAGAATTCTGAGAAGTGAAGCGCATTATTTGGGTTATCCTTCGAACTTTACAATTTACGATCAACAAGATGCTTTGAACGTCATCAGAAAAGTATTGAAAGACATGAATATTGATGCCGATCTATACAAGCCTAAAAAAGTTCAGTCCAGGATTTCAAATTATAAAAATAACCTGATTACTGTAAAAGCATATTACAACAATCCAGAATTAATGGAAGCTGACGAAAAAGCCAACATGAAATTCATTGGAAAGATTTATGAGAAATATGTAGAAGCTTGTTATAAAAACGGTTCAATGGATTTTGATGATTTATTGTTGAAAACCAATGAGCTTTTAACAAGATTTCCGGAAGTTTTAGCAAAATATCAGGACAGATTCAGATATATTTTGGTCGATGAGTACCAAGATACGAATCACTCTCAATATTTGATTGTGAAAGCTTTAGCCTCAAAATTTGAAAATATTTGTGTGGTGGGAGACGATGCACAGTCGATTTACTCTTTCCGAGGTGCGAATATTTACAATATTTTAAACTTTAAAAAAGATTATCCGGACGCAGTAACGGTTTCGTTGGAGCAAAATTACCGTTCGACACAAAATATTGTAAATGCTGCGAATGCAGTGATTGCTAAAAACTTGCAACAGTTTAAGAAAAATGTTTTCAGTGAAAATGAAGAAGGTGAAAAAATCAAGGTGTACCGTTCGCTTTCTGATGCTGATGAAGCCAATTTCGTAGCTGGAAATATTTGGGAACTGAGTAACAGAGAACAGAAAAAATTCAGTGATTTTGCGATTTTATACCGTACCAACTCTCAGACAAGAGCTTTTGAAGACTCTTTGAGAAGAAAAAATATTCCTTATAAAGTGTATGGAGGTTTGTCTTTCTACCAAAGGAAAGAGGTAAAAGATTTGATCGGTTATCTACGTCTTTTGGTGAATGAAAATGATTCTGAAGCCTTAATGAGAATCATCAATTATCCAACAAGAGGAATTGGTGAGACTACTCAGAATAAATTAATTGTTTTTGCAGATTCGCAAAATCTACCGGTGTCTAAAGTTTTAGATAATCTCGGAATATATGCACCACAATTAAAATTTAATAATGGAGTTTTAACTAAGCTGAGTGATTTTTGGTCGATGATCAAAGCATTTCAGGTTTTGCTTAAAACTGAGACGGCATACAGCGTTGCAATGGAAGTGGCTAAGCGAAGCGGTTTGATTAAATTTTTAAAGGATGATCAGACTCCCGAAGGAATTTCCCGTGTAGAAAACGTGCAGGAATTAATGAACTCGATGCAGGGTTTTATCGAAGAACAGCAACAAATAGAAGATGGAGATCCGAGTTTGCCGAATTTCCTTGAAAATATTGCACTTTCTGCCGATACTCAAAGGAAAGATGATAATGAAGACATGGTTTCTCTGATGACCATTCACCTTTCAAAAGGTCTGGAATTTCCAGTTGTTCATTTGGTTGGATTAGAGGAAAATCTGTTCCCAAGTTTTATGAGTTCGGCAACCCGCGAAGATTTAGAAGAAGAAAGACGTTTGTTCTATGTTGCGTTGACAAGAGCTGAAAAACAGGCATTTTTCTCGTATGCAGTTTCTCGTTTTCAATGGGGGAAAATTACCGATGCCGAACCTTCAAGGTTTTTGAGTGAAGTGGATGAAGAGTACATTGAATTTTTAAATCCGGCGATCGAAAAGAGATTTATAAACAATGCAGGGATTACGTCCAATATTTTTGATGAACATCCTTCAGAAATGAGAAGCTTTAAAAAAGTAGAAAAGAAGACCATCTCTAAAAGCGAAAATGATAAACCTATTGCTGAACCAAGAAAACTAAAACCTGTAGCCACAGCAAAAATCATTAATCCAAGCGGTGCTTCTTCGCAGGATATTGAGGTTGGTGACAAAGTGAGACATGACCGCTTCGGAATTGGTGAAGTGAAATTCTTGGATGGAACTGATCCGCAGAATATCAAAGCAAAAGTGGTTTTCTTACACGAAGGTGAGAAGAACTTGATTTTGAAATATGCTAAGCTGACAAAGATATAA